The sequence below is a genomic window from Myotis daubentonii chromosome 14, mMyoDau2.1, whole genome shotgun sequence.
TTTCTGAAATATATGCTTCACCAAACCCAAGGGGTAAACCAAGAAAGAAGCGGACATAGAATCCAAGTTAGAGGATCCAACTCAGATAACAGCCGCACTACAGACTGAGAGTCCCAAGTTCATATTAGAATTAGGAAGGATGCCtctgaaaagaaaatgacactGAAAGAATTTCTAATGCGTTTAAATATGTAACAAGAAGCTTTTTCAGTTTGGCTGCAGCATTTGGGAATAGACTTATGATTCCTACACAGAAAactaagcaaaaaagaaaaggcaatttTGAACATTAGGAAAATATAATCAGTTTATATGACTTTCCAGGGCCATCTAGAGTGGTTACAGAGTGATAAGGACATAAAGATTGAAAAGGGATTTAACTAAAAATGTTTCTGTAGCTATATTGGATTTTGTTTTTGCCAGAATTGAttaaaattgtgatttttctGCCTATCATATAAATCAGTATCTTAAGCTTGAACGTTTCCATTTGGTTCACGGGAGAGGGCTCCGTGTGATTAAAAGGATGACTAGtggagccgaaactggtttggctcagtggatggagcgtcggcctgcggactgaagggtcccaggttcgattccggtcgggggcacatccccaatgggagatgtgcaggaggcagctgatcgatgtttctctctcatcgatgtttctggctctctatctctctcccttcctctctgtaaaaaatcaataagatatatttaaaaaaaaaaaaaggatgactagtggtttcagggagaggctcaggcaaaagccagacaccaggggatgcagaggggtcCCTCCATGGCCTTTGGTTCTAAGGCTCCTGGTCATGCTAGAGGAGCAgctgttctttaaaaaacaaaactttattgttgaaagtttttgtTTCCCGTTTACCCCTGCACTGAGGAGGAACTTTTGAAGAGAGAATTGCcccgcccagcctgggggcctgcAGAGATTAGCCAGGTgccgcccatcttcttgatgagtttcacctcctcacccaggaagcgcttctccaggaagtcagagctgagggcctgcagctccaacaGGGCCTGGGTGGGGTTCCCCATGACTATGTCGGCTTCTACAGCGCCCTGACttttgcccactcatcttggggaggcttcagcacgCCCTGGAAGAATGCAGCCACCATGCTGGCTTTGCATctttgatccgggacaccctcacGCTTCTTCTCGGCCAACTCGCGGAAGTGGCCCACACCCTCCAGAGCCGTCACAGTGGAaagagaagcccagagagaggtgggtGGAGGAGGCCGCAGAGGCAGGCTGACCAGGAGGctgaccgcagcctccacctcggtggaataattctgacgagtttgggagctcatggttgttggGCGCTAGGGagttaaggtaaaaaaaaacagtacTGGCTGGTCTCCGAGGATGAGGGTGGCTGAGGTGTTGGAAAAGAGGTTGGAGGGTGGTCAGAGGCTGGAAGAAAGGGTGGCCCTGGGTCTGTCCCGTCCACTGCTGAAGCAAGAAGCAGGTCCAGGGGACTGGCAAGGGCACACTGCCTTGAATTCTTTTTAATAGAAATTCTTCAGAGTCCTCATCATTTACTTTCTCTATGTAAATACTATAGACATTTTTTGCCATCTTGTAAATAATTGTTAACAGAAATTCATTTCACTACAAAAAatagaggaaacaaaacagagagaaagaaagaaggaaggccagaaggaaggaaagaaagtagGACTCAAATGTTTCAACGATTTTTTTCAGTTCAGAAATATCAAACAAAATGTAACCCAAAGGCCCAGAGAACAAAAATAAGACTGATCTCTCTGAAGCAGTAAGAGGAGAGGGCACCTGCCCATTGCAGCCCTGAGGGGTCTCTGAGAGCCCGGAGCTGCTAGAGCTGGATTCCTCAGGGAAAGAAGTCAAAGTCTGGAAAATGTTCATCAACAGAATCAAAGTCTGCAAGGAGAGCATTTTGCTTTTCTAACTAAAGATAGTATACAGTATAACAGATACCCAATCTAGGAATTCCTAAAGATTCTGGCTCTTTCAACATCAGAGCACTGGTGGTGCTAAGCAGTGCATCCTCACGCACAGAAGTGATAGGGTGTCTCTGCTTGGGTGTTATGATTCCTGTGATACCTAAAGACGTTGCCTTGGTAATAACTTACTAAGAAATGAACACGTTAATTTCCTCAATGacttcactttatttaaaaaccagaggtccagtgcatgaaattgtgcacgggtggggtccctaggccttgctGTGATCAGGGCCtcccccccttctccttccctcgccacctgcgtctgccgccacccacccccggtaACCTGTCCTAGCCTGGGGTCCCAACCCTGATCAGGCGAtcggggcctgccggccaggggtaGGAACCAgcaggttggctggcaggccccattgGTTATTGGagtctgcgggctgggggcagctcctgcattgagtgtctttcccctggtggtcagtgcgcgtcataatggtcgcttagactttttCATATATAGAAGATACTGCAACTCCAAATTATtcatgtatttgttttaaaaatcaacactaaaaggaatataaaatttAGGGTAATCTGAAAAAATAGCAAcatttcaaaatgagaaaatcaGCTTGCACTGTGAACTTAAGAATTCACatgctatgttttgttttgttttgaaatatattttattgatttttcacagagaggaaaggagagggatagagagttagaaacatcgatgagagaggaacatcgatcagctgcctcctgcacacctcctaccggggatgtgcccgcaactaaggtacatgcccttggctagaattgaacctgggaccgttcagtccgtaggcagatgctccatccactgagccaaaccggttagggcttgttttgttttttaatatatttttttaattgatttcagagagaaaaggagagggagagagagagaaacatcaatgatgagagagaatcactgattggctgcctcctgcacatcctccactggggctagagcccgcaacccaggcatgtgcctttgactggaattgaacctgggacccttcagtccgcaggccaatgctttatccactgaaccaaaccagctagggcacatgcTATGTTCTTGATCCTAAAACACATAATGTTATCTTATTTCCTAATTCCGATgatctgaaaagaaaacaaattaaaggcAGAATTTTGGGTAGAATAAACATAATGCTACTTGAATACTGCATTgctctatgacagtggttctcaacctttggatctttaaatacagttcctcatgttgtgacccaaccataaaattattttcgttgctacttcataactgtaatgttgctgttatgaattgtaatgtaaatatctgatatgcaggatggtcttaggcgaccctgtgaaagggtcattcgactgccaaaggggtcgcgacccacaggttgagaaccgctgttctaagaagtcctttatttttttttattttttttttttgagcgaCAGGAATGTTTATTAACTGGCTCCTACATAAAGTCCCAGTCCTGGAAGCCATCAACAGACTCCATGGCCTTCACTAACCTAAGGTCACTGACCCTTTTTTTCCTGTCAGAATTACTGATTTCACAGGGGCTGGGAATGTTCAGCctgcgggccatataaggcccatggcatcacttggtctggccctgccacggcattagggatgagttcattaaatgtttgatcaaatacgGCCGCTAATTTTTAAACTGATGAtattgtatggcccatgaatgttagaaatatacaaatggcccttggcagaaaaaaggttcctatCCCTGGTTTAAGGCAAGGATGGGAGGACACGAGTACATGATGAACCAGATTCAAGCAGAGGAGTGTGGCATGGCGAAGGCTGAGCTGTTCCTGTCCATCCCTAGGGCAGCCCAAGAACCCTTTAGTCATTGCTGAGCCAATCTAGTTCAAGGGCAGCTGTGATCCTTGTCCTTGAAGGGGAGAGACCCAGAATAGGCCAAGCCCCAGTCTGTCCCACAGACCCAGTTCTCACTGGggcagtggcagagctgaggtcAGTTCCTATTAGTCCTTATTCAAAGGGAGATGTCGCCTGTCTTTGCCTGCGTTCCGGCGCCTTTTTCGACTCAAGAAGCTGTCTAGCTTCTTGCTGCGTTTCAGCTCCTTGAACTTCTCAGCTAGGACCAGCTGGCGCTGTTCAGATTTCTTCAGGAAGTACGGACGATGGCCCTGCTGGGCCTGCGCCCGCCGCTCCTGCTTCAGAGCCAGGCGCAGCTCCTGCTGCCGCTTCTGCTCCTGCTGTGCCATTTCTTGCTGCTCCATTCGCTgaagcagctgctgcagcttctCATGCTTCTCCCCTGAACGGTGCTTCTTCAACTGCTTTTTCACAAGCTCTTTCTCTTTGGCTCGGATGTCATTCAGGAATTGATACGTTTTGTCAAACACTTCAGGATTATATTCCCCTGACAAATCGTCAAAGCGGGGGTCCCGGGCTACCCTTCCGCAGGCCCCCGCCATCCCCGGTCCCGAGGGGAGAGCCGGCGGCGGGCCCGGCGCGGGACCTTGCTCTCGGCATCAgctcctattttttttattttttaaataaatctttattattcatattacagttgttcctctttttccctccatagctcccctccactcggttcccaccccaccccctgcccttaaCACCCCCCGCccttaacacccccccccactgtcctcatccataggtgtacaatttttgttcagtctcttcccacaccccccacacccctttccccccgagaattgtcagtccactccctttctatgcccctgattctattctattcaccagtttattctgttcgtcagattttttattcacttgatttttagattcacttgttgatagatatgtatttgttgtcactttgttgttgataatttttatctttacctttttcttcttcttcctcttcttcaagaatatccttcagcatttcatataatactggtttggtggtgatgaactcctttagctttttcttatctgtgaagctctttatctgaccttcaattctgaatgatagctttgctggataaagtaatcttggttgtaggttcttgctattcatcactttgaatatttcttgccactcccttctggcctgcatagtttctgttgagaaatcagctaacagtcttatgggtactcccttgtaggtaactaactttttctcttgctgcttttaatattctctctttgaagatcttttgcccttggcattttaaatacggtgtggtcctctttggattccttttgtttggggttctctgtgcttcctggacttgtaagtctatttcttacaaggtaggggaagttttctgtcattatttcttcaaataggttttcaatatcttgctctctctcttcttctggcacccccataattcggatgttggtacgcttgaagttgtcccagaggctccttgcactatctt
It includes:
- the RRP36 gene encoding ribosomal RNA processing protein 36 homolog; the protein is MAGACGRVARDPRFDDLSGEYNPEVFDKTYQFLNDIRAKEKELVKKQLKKHRSGEKHEKLQQLLQRMEQQEMAQQEQKRQQELRLALKQERRAQAQQGHRPYFLKKSEQRQLVLAEKFKELKRSKKLDSFLSRKRRRNAGKDRRHLPLNKD